A region of Pleionea litopenaei DNA encodes the following proteins:
- a CDS encoding Na(+)-translocating NADH-quinone reductase subunit A: protein MIKIKKGLDLPITGAPEQAIKDTKTVTQVAILGDDYVGMKPTMEIEEGDQVKLGQVLFSDKKTDGVKYTAPGAGKVVAINRGAKRKLLSVVIELSGDDAETFAKYPADQLSSLSREQVVENLASSGQWTAFRTRPYSKVPALDAVPDAIFVTAIDTHPLAADPALVIKENNDAFNQGLSLLTRLTNGKVHVCTAANQDFIIAGNDQINHQTFGGCHPAGLPGTHIHFLHGASSDHPVWHIGYQDVIAIAKLFTEGKLFTDRVIAIGGPSATQPRLIRTRLGASLKELLQGEVAAGDVRAISGSVFSGFAATGARAFLGRFHNQVSLLPEGREKEFFGWIHAGKDKYSVTRSFISHLMPGKKFDFTTTTGGSERAIMPIGSYERIMPLDILATQLLRALVSNDTDTAQQLGCLELDEEDLALATYVCPGKFEYGPILRNALTTIEKEG, encoded by the coding sequence ATGATTAAAATTAAGAAAGGTTTGGACCTCCCCATCACAGGAGCTCCGGAACAAGCAATTAAAGACACCAAAACCGTGACGCAAGTTGCAATTCTTGGTGATGATTATGTTGGTATGAAGCCAACGATGGAGATCGAAGAAGGAGACCAAGTTAAACTCGGTCAAGTTCTGTTCTCTGATAAAAAAACCGACGGCGTTAAATATACTGCGCCTGGAGCGGGTAAAGTCGTGGCCATCAACCGCGGTGCCAAACGAAAGCTTCTATCGGTCGTTATCGAACTCTCAGGTGACGACGCTGAAACTTTCGCGAAATACCCTGCAGACCAGTTGAGCAGTCTGAGCAGAGAGCAAGTGGTTGAAAACTTAGCTAGCTCAGGTCAATGGACCGCGTTTCGAACTCGCCCTTACTCGAAAGTGCCAGCACTCGATGCAGTGCCCGACGCCATTTTCGTAACGGCCATCGATACCCACCCATTGGCGGCTGATCCGGCGTTAGTCATCAAAGAAAATAATGATGCTTTTAATCAAGGCCTCTCTTTATTGACTCGCTTAACAAACGGCAAAGTTCACGTTTGTACAGCGGCTAACCAAGACTTCATCATTGCTGGCAATGACCAAATCAACCATCAAACCTTTGGTGGCTGTCACCCAGCTGGTCTTCCCGGAACGCATATCCATTTTTTACATGGCGCAAGCTCTGACCATCCGGTTTGGCATATTGGTTATCAAGACGTCATCGCGATAGCTAAATTGTTTACTGAAGGAAAGCTTTTCACTGACCGCGTCATCGCAATCGGTGGACCAAGCGCTACTCAGCCTCGACTCATTCGCACTCGCCTAGGCGCTTCTTTAAAAGAGCTTCTGCAAGGCGAAGTAGCCGCTGGCGATGTCCGAGCGATTTCAGGTTCAGTATTTAGCGGTTTCGCGGCAACTGGGGCACGAGCCTTCTTGGGTCGTTTCCACAATCAAGTGAGCCTGCTTCCTGAAGGTCGCGAAAAAGAATTTTTCGGCTGGATTCATGCTGGAAAAGACAAATATTCCGTCACACGTTCTTTCATCTCGCACTTGATGCCAGGTAAAAAGTTTGACTTCACCACTACCACAGGTGGCAGCGAGCGAGCGATTATGCCTATCGGTAGTTACGAGCGCATCATGCCGCTAGATATTCTAGCCACTCAATTGTTGCGAGCGTTAGTCAGTAATGACACTGACACAGCTCAACAACTCGGTTGTTTAGAGTTGGATGAAGAAGATTTGGCATTAGCAACTTATGTGTGCCCAGGTAAGTTCGAATACGGACCTATTCTGCGCAATGCATTGACTACGATAGAGAAGGAAGGGTAA
- the secG gene encoding preprotein translocase subunit SecG yields MHEILLIIFLVVALALVGVILLQQGKGAGMGASFGAGASGTVFGAPGSGNVLTKVTTVLAIIFFGVALTLGYIANGTGGEVEKDIFDKAEESQKTLVTPAPKTDIPVETKSAPESDIPAVKATETKTDDTTPVTDSTEATPEKEDDDNK; encoded by the coding sequence ATGCATGAGATTTTATTGATTATATTTTTGGTTGTAGCGCTAGCGCTTGTCGGCGTTATTTTGTTGCAACAAGGTAAAGGCGCTGGAATGGGTGCTTCTTTTGGTGCCGGAGCCTCTGGTACTGTATTTGGAGCGCCAGGCTCTGGTAACGTACTGACCAAAGTGACGACCGTGTTGGCAATTATCTTTTTCGGGGTCGCGTTGACCTTGGGTTACATTGCAAACGGTACTGGCGGTGAAGTTGAAAAAGATATTTTTGACAAAGCAGAAGAATCACAGAAAACATTGGTGACTCCTGCTCCGAAAACCGATATTCCAGTGGAAACTAAATCGGCTCCTGAGTCTGATATCCCTGCGGTCAAAGCGACAGAGACAAAGACCGATGATACAACGCCAGTGACAGATTCAACGGAAGCAACACCTGAGAAAGAAGACGACGATAACAAGTAA
- the tpiA gene encoding triose-phosphate isomerase — protein MGRQAMVAGNWKMNGLPQNNSELLKALAQKDFAQLSCALVVCPPTVFLSQVGNELPAEFKLGAQNVSAQAQGAHTGEVSADMLKSVGCEYGLVGHSERRQMHHESNSDVAEKTLALLQQGITPIVCVGETLSEREADATMTVVLQQLKAVARVLSTEQLAKIIVAYEPVWAIGTGMTATPEQAQQVHASIRGWLREQIGEQSDNITILYGGSVKGSNAAELFAQEDIDGGLIGGASLNADEFFQICQAAG, from the coding sequence ATGGGTCGCCAAGCGATGGTTGCTGGTAACTGGAAGATGAACGGGTTACCGCAAAACAACAGTGAGCTGCTGAAAGCCTTGGCGCAGAAAGACTTTGCGCAATTATCCTGTGCATTGGTTGTCTGTCCTCCGACGGTTTTTCTCTCGCAAGTGGGTAATGAGTTACCGGCAGAGTTTAAGCTGGGTGCGCAAAATGTGAGCGCTCAAGCGCAAGGTGCGCATACCGGAGAAGTTTCCGCAGACATGCTGAAAAGTGTCGGTTGTGAGTATGGACTTGTTGGTCACTCAGAAAGACGCCAAATGCATCATGAAAGTAACTCTGATGTGGCGGAGAAGACGTTAGCGCTTCTTCAGCAAGGTATTACTCCCATTGTTTGTGTCGGAGAGACCTTGTCTGAACGAGAAGCTGACGCTACCATGACGGTGGTTTTACAACAGCTAAAAGCGGTTGCCAGAGTGCTGTCAACAGAGCAGTTAGCAAAGATTATCGTTGCTTATGAGCCGGTATGGGCGATAGGCACCGGGATGACCGCGACCCCTGAGCAAGCACAACAAGTGCATGCGTCAATTAGAGGCTGGTTGCGAGAGCAGATTGGTGAACAATCTGACAATATTACGATTTTATACGGCGGCAGCGTGAAAGGCAGTAACGCGGCCGAATTATTTGCTCAAGAAGACATCGATGGCGGCCTCATAGGTGGTGCGTCATTGAATGCCGATGAGTTTTTTCAGATCTGTCAAGCTGCAGGTTAA
- the ndhC gene encoding NADH-quinone oxidoreductase subunit A, translated as MLENYIPILVFIVIGLGLGVGLELVGFLLGKRTADDAKESPFECGFEAFEDTRMKFDVRFYLVAILFIIFDLEIAFLFPWAVVFNELGWLGVGSMAVFLALLVVGFIYEWKKGALEWE; from the coding sequence ATGCTGGAAAATTACATACCTATCTTGGTTTTCATTGTTATCGGTCTGGGTCTTGGAGTGGGCCTGGAACTGGTAGGCTTTTTACTCGGTAAGCGAACCGCTGATGATGCCAAGGAGTCTCCATTTGAGTGTGGCTTCGAAGCCTTCGAAGATACGCGAATGAAATTCGATGTTCGTTTTTACCTTGTCGCAATTCTGTTTATTATTTTTGATCTTGAAATCGCATTTTTATTTCCTTGGGCGGTCGTCTTTAATGAGCTGGGTTGGCTAGGCGTCGGCAGCATGGCGGTTTTCTTAGCACTGCTCGTTGTCGGGTTTATCTATGAATGGAAAAAAGGAGCCTTAGAATGGGAGTAG
- a CDS encoding NADH:ubiquinone reductase (Na(+)-transporting) subunit B, with amino-acid sequence MSKLRNFIDHLEPHFEKGGKYEKWYALYEAVTTIFYTPGHVTKTTAHVRDNVDLKRIMIFVWLCTFPTMFWGMYNTGFQAINALGAVGMSEIEGWRGAVMSMFNVSYDANSVFSSMFLGALYFVPVYAVTFIVGGFWEVLFASIRKHEINEGFFVTSVLFALTLPPDVPLWQVALGISFGVVVAKEIFGGTGKNFLNPALAGRAFLFFAYPADMTGSTIWTAVDAYSGATPLAQAAVGQLDYAFNDSWWNAFYGLIPGTFGGVSTLMILIGGLALLYFRIASWRIVLGVLLGMIGTSLLLNAVGSESNAMFAMPWYWHLVTGGFAFGMMFMATDPVSASLTNTGKYYYGALIGVMTVLIRVVNSAYPEGIMLAILFANLFAPFIDHFVVQSNIARRVRRHVSN; translated from the coding sequence ATGAGTAAGCTTCGAAACTTTATCGACCACCTCGAGCCTCACTTTGAGAAAGGTGGCAAATATGAAAAGTGGTACGCGCTTTACGAAGCCGTCACTACCATTTTCTATACTCCGGGGCATGTGACTAAAACAACGGCACACGTACGTGATAACGTTGATTTAAAACGCATCATGATCTTTGTTTGGTTATGTACTTTCCCAACCATGTTCTGGGGAATGTACAACACCGGATTCCAAGCGATCAATGCGCTGGGTGCCGTTGGCATGAGTGAAATCGAAGGCTGGCGCGGTGCTGTCATGAGCATGTTCAATGTCTCATACGATGCCAACTCGGTCTTCAGCAGCATGTTCTTAGGCGCGTTGTATTTCGTTCCTGTGTACGCTGTAACCTTTATTGTTGGTGGATTCTGGGAAGTTCTCTTTGCAAGCATCCGCAAACATGAAATCAATGAAGGCTTTTTCGTCACGTCAGTCCTGTTCGCTTTGACCCTACCGCCAGATGTTCCGCTTTGGCAGGTTGCTCTTGGTATCAGTTTCGGTGTTGTCGTTGCAAAAGAGATTTTCGGTGGAACCGGTAAAAATTTCTTAAATCCAGCGCTTGCCGGTCGTGCCTTCTTATTCTTTGCTTATCCAGCCGACATGACAGGCTCTACGATTTGGACAGCGGTTGATGCCTACTCAGGTGCAACACCTCTTGCCCAGGCAGCCGTTGGTCAACTGGACTATGCATTTAACGATAGCTGGTGGAATGCTTTTTACGGCCTAATTCCAGGTACTTTTGGTGGCGTCTCGACCCTGATGATTTTAATTGGTGGTCTGGCCCTACTTTACTTCCGCATTGCTTCATGGCGAATCGTTCTTGGCGTACTTCTCGGTATGATAGGCACTTCTTTGTTATTAAATGCGGTAGGCAGCGAGTCGAACGCTATGTTCGCCATGCCTTGGTACTGGCATTTGGTCACCGGTGGCTTTGCTTTCGGTATGATGTTTATGGCAACCGATCCGGTATCAGCCTCTTTGACCAACACAGGCAAATACTATTATGGCGCTTTAATTGGTGTCATGACTGTCTTGATTCGTGTCGTCAACTCGGCTTATCCAGAAGGCATCATGTTAGCCATTCTTTTCGCTAACCTATTTGCTCCTTTCATTGACCACTTTGTGGTTCAGTCAAACATTGCACGGAGGGTTCGTCGTCATGTCAGCAACTAA
- a CDS encoding NuoB/complex I 20 kDa subunit family protein encodes MGVVEPKGFFVTSADTLINWARTGSMWPVTFGLACCAVEMMHAGASRYDMDRFGVVFRPSPRQSDVLIVAGTLTNKMAPALRKVYDQMPNPKWVISMGSCANGGGYYHYSYSVVRGCDRIIPVDIYVPGCPPTAEALLYGIIQLQNKIKRTNTIARRA; translated from the coding sequence ATGGGAGTAGTCGAACCTAAAGGATTTTTTGTGACTTCTGCCGATACTTTGATCAATTGGGCCCGAACAGGAAGCATGTGGCCGGTGACTTTTGGTCTTGCATGCTGTGCGGTCGAAATGATGCATGCCGGTGCTTCGCGTTACGATATGGACCGCTTTGGCGTGGTGTTTAGGCCCTCACCCCGACAATCTGATGTATTGATCGTAGCCGGTACACTGACCAACAAAATGGCACCCGCGTTACGCAAAGTCTACGATCAAATGCCCAATCCTAAGTGGGTTATTTCAATGGGCTCATGTGCTAATGGCGGCGGATATTACCATTATTCTTATTCGGTCGTGCGTGGGTGTGATCGTATAATTCCGGTTGATATTTATGTGCCCGGTTGTCCACCGACGGCTGAGGCTTTGCTGTACGGCATCATTCAATTACAAAACAAAATTAAACGCACCAACACCATCGCTCGTCGAGCTTAG
- a CDS encoding MGMT family protein encodes MDKPQKIISVVKLIPKGSVASYGQVADLAGLPRRARLVGKVLREADDSSLPWHRVLRANGTIAFEAQSEQGQHQTARLNQEGIVVVSNKVDLKKYQWQPSLTEILLQLNY; translated from the coding sequence ATGGATAAACCCCAAAAGATCATTTCTGTGGTCAAGCTGATCCCCAAGGGCAGCGTGGCGAGTTATGGCCAAGTCGCTGATCTAGCCGGTCTACCAAGGCGAGCTCGGTTGGTTGGTAAAGTTCTCAGGGAAGCAGACGACAGCTCTCTACCCTGGCATAGGGTTTTGCGAGCAAACGGAACAATCGCTTTCGAGGCCCAAAGTGAACAGGGGCAGCATCAAACTGCGCGTTTGAATCAAGAGGGCATTGTCGTGGTTTCGAATAAAGTGGATCTTAAGAAATATCAATGGCAACCTTCTTTGACAGAAATTCTACTGCAGCTTAATTACTGA
- a CDS encoding YfiR family protein produces the protein MYKVVKWIIVALTVSIAGVAHAQETEERVRSSILSRLPGFVYWPKGSDFNTATTPYRLCIFRDRDYFTFIRTYLRDETVRGLPIDFRFTRELEELKDCHVSYVGNVSIRDIQQILVKKLVEHTIFVATSEESAAMGLHIRLFVGASKKFDIEVNQGAFEQNGSELKVNFLKHAKKVYPASNPGKEN, from the coding sequence GTGTATAAAGTCGTAAAATGGATCATAGTCGCCTTGACCGTGTCGATCGCGGGAGTTGCGCATGCGCAAGAAACAGAAGAGCGGGTACGTTCTTCAATATTGTCTCGCTTACCAGGGTTCGTCTACTGGCCAAAAGGCTCTGATTTCAATACCGCGACTACCCCCTACCGACTGTGTATATTTCGCGACCGCGACTACTTCACCTTTATTCGTACTTATTTACGCGATGAAACGGTTCGAGGTTTGCCCATCGATTTTCGCTTTACTCGAGAGCTAGAAGAGCTAAAAGACTGCCATGTCTCCTACGTGGGTAATGTATCAATTCGAGACATTCAGCAGATTTTGGTTAAAAAGTTGGTCGAACACACCATTTTTGTGGCAACCAGCGAAGAAAGCGCTGCAATGGGACTGCACATTAGGTTATTTGTAGGAGCTTCGAAGAAATTTGATATTGAAGTGAATCAAGGAGCGTTTGAACAAAATGGCAGTGAACTCAAAGTTAACTTTTTGAAACATGCAAAGAAGGTTTATCCAGCATCTAATCCAGGCAAGGAGAATTAG
- a CDS encoding retropepsin-like aspartic protease family protein: MTSPNHSPEHNHRRVGRFMGFIAWGMGLFLLYLFFQDQIQQQINPNQQPMSRQTGKMNEVVLKQNRAGHYVMSGFIDGTPVIFLLDTGATDVAIPESVARDLGLKPGYKYHVETANGTATAYQTEIQSLKIGTIKLTRMPAAIVPNMSGSEVLLGMSVLKQLEFTQRGNELILRQLR, encoded by the coding sequence GTGACATCTCCAAATCATTCACCAGAGCACAACCATCGGCGAGTTGGTCGCTTTATGGGGTTTATCGCCTGGGGCATGGGGTTATTTTTGTTGTACCTGTTTTTTCAGGATCAAATACAACAACAAATTAATCCAAATCAACAGCCCATGTCGCGTCAGACTGGAAAAATGAATGAAGTGGTTCTTAAGCAAAATAGAGCCGGTCATTATGTAATGAGTGGCTTCATAGATGGTACGCCAGTGATTTTTCTGCTGGATACAGGAGCAACCGATGTCGCGATACCTGAAAGTGTGGCACGCGATCTTGGTTTGAAGCCCGGTTATAAGTACCATGTAGAAACCGCTAATGGTACTGCTACTGCTTATCAAACAGAAATTCAGTCACTAAAAATAGGCACCATTAAATTGACTCGAATGCCAGCAGCCATTGTTCCTAATATGTCTGGAAGTGAGGTTTTACTGGGAATGAGCGTTCTGAAACAGCTTGAATTTACGCAGCGCGGTAATGAATTAATTCTACGGCAGCTTCGTTAG
- a CDS encoding EAL domain-containing protein produces MRWDASIRTKLTLVIAGISMFTVSIGFVVVSINFYQNMQESLQNDALAQANLLAENSEPYLTYDRPEQAQTELLGQISLNAAHSIAIFQGIGETFAKVENGGGYISATDFRKEQQVLWDNRWLHIYQPIMDSLGDQLGTIYLKVSTDSVKEKLRSFILSLLLLLLAMVLLSYLLARIMQKYISQPILNLESISHQVSASQNYSLRVPVVTHDEIGKLSRTFNDMLETIERRQRERDAAEEALQLNKRRLERAVKDLQYLANYDSLTQLPNRALCMDRIRYALKRASRTRTYAAILFLDLDHFKDVNDSLGHAVGDELLKASSKRLQELLRDEDTLARLGGDEFVIILNEVEDTEDIITVVEKIVDNFNQHFNLSSYVVNSTVSVGVCVYPNDGSDVDELMKAADAAMYKAKEVGRNTYAFYESEMNELALRRHRIANDLRAAIDKGELSLVYQPQVDLKLGKVIGAEALLRWTHSELGFISPAEFVPIAESTGLIKTIGMWVIDTACADAAFWQKQGHTNIKVSVNLSALQFRQSDLPESINKLLKKHQLTPNALELEITESMLMRDVEQAIKTLQRMKRMGLQIAIDDFGTGYSSLSYLRRFPLDSLKIDRTFIDEVCVDPDDTAITLAIISMAKSLRLKVVAEGVETTQQWDFLCQHGCDEVQGYLVSKGLPGEQFLAFIAAFSPSKWVANSDR; encoded by the coding sequence ATGCGTTGGGATGCGTCAATTAGAACAAAGCTAACCTTGGTGATTGCAGGCATCTCGATGTTTACGGTCAGTATCGGTTTTGTCGTTGTTTCCATTAATTTTTATCAAAATATGCAAGAGTCGTTGCAAAACGACGCGCTTGCGCAAGCCAATCTTCTTGCAGAAAACAGCGAGCCTTATCTTACTTATGATCGTCCCGAACAGGCTCAAACGGAATTACTGGGTCAAATATCGCTAAATGCCGCACACTCCATCGCTATTTTTCAAGGGATTGGAGAAACCTTTGCAAAAGTTGAAAATGGCGGTGGCTATATTTCGGCAACGGACTTTCGCAAAGAGCAGCAGGTTTTATGGGACAACCGTTGGCTGCATATTTATCAGCCGATTATGGATTCTCTGGGTGACCAGTTAGGAACGATATATCTCAAGGTATCAACCGATTCGGTGAAAGAGAAACTGCGCTCGTTTATTTTATCCCTATTATTGTTATTGCTCGCCATGGTGCTGTTATCTTATTTACTCGCTCGGATTATGCAGAAATACATTTCTCAACCGATATTGAACCTAGAAAGTATTAGTCACCAAGTGAGTGCCAGCCAAAACTATTCGTTAAGAGTTCCTGTGGTAACTCACGATGAAATTGGTAAATTATCTCGCACCTTTAACGACATGCTTGAGACCATTGAGCGTCGTCAGCGAGAGCGAGATGCCGCTGAAGAGGCTTTGCAACTGAACAAACGACGGCTAGAGCGAGCGGTCAAAGATCTCCAATATTTAGCCAATTACGACTCGCTCACGCAGTTGCCCAATCGAGCTTTGTGTATGGATCGTATTCGTTACGCGTTAAAGCGAGCGTCTCGAACTCGAACTTATGCAGCAATTTTGTTTCTCGACCTAGATCATTTTAAAGACGTGAATGACTCGCTCGGACATGCGGTGGGGGATGAGCTGCTCAAGGCTTCAAGTAAGCGTTTACAGGAACTTTTGCGTGATGAAGACACCCTAGCGCGACTTGGCGGCGACGAGTTTGTGATCATTTTAAATGAGGTTGAAGATACGGAAGATATTATCACCGTGGTCGAGAAAATTGTGGATAACTTCAACCAGCACTTCAATTTGTCGAGCTATGTTGTTAACTCCACGGTGAGCGTTGGCGTCTGTGTGTATCCAAACGACGGCAGCGATGTCGATGAACTCATGAAGGCTGCCGATGCGGCCATGTATAAGGCGAAAGAAGTCGGTCGTAATACCTATGCCTTTTATGAGTCTGAAATGAATGAATTGGCATTGCGTCGACATCGAATCGCCAACGACCTGCGCGCGGCAATTGATAAAGGAGAGTTGAGCTTGGTGTATCAACCTCAGGTTGACTTGAAGCTCGGAAAAGTTATTGGGGCAGAGGCTCTATTGCGCTGGACGCACTCAGAGTTGGGCTTTATTTCTCCGGCTGAATTTGTACCCATCGCTGAGAGCACGGGTCTTATAAAAACCATCGGGATGTGGGTCATTGATACCGCTTGTGCCGATGCCGCCTTTTGGCAAAAGCAAGGACACACCAATATTAAAGTGTCGGTTAACCTCTCGGCACTGCAATTTAGGCAATCTGATTTACCTGAGTCAATTAACAAGTTACTTAAAAAACATCAGCTAACGCCCAATGCATTAGAGCTTGAGATTACTGAAAGCATGCTGATGAGAGATGTGGAACAAGCCATCAAGACGTTGCAGCGGATGAAACGCATGGGTCTGCAAATTGCTATCGATGACTTTGGTACCGGTTATTCTTCGCTTAGTTATTTACGACGCTTCCCGCTCGACTCATTAAAAATCGACCGCACCTTTATCGATGAAGTGTGCGTTGATCCTGATGACACCGCGATTACTTTAGCCATTATATCGATGGCTAAGAGTCTCCGTTTGAAGGTGGTGGCGGAAGGCGTAGAAACGACGCAGCAATGGGACTTTCTGTGCCAGCACGGCTGTGATGAAGTTCAGGGCTACTTAGTCAGCAAAGGACTTCCTGGAGAGCAATTTTTGGCGTTTATCGCTGCATTCTCACCTTCAAAGTGGGTCGCCAATAGCGATCGTTAA
- a CDS encoding outer membrane beta-barrel protein: protein MKKTLIAIFFTIGAIGNLCAYQSHNYVEVHLGQTDVALVQAPLDYSHMTIGGVFGYQMDENFGAEFLVTFATEGDAAPLASQEFATVADVKVNAYGGYFVARTSGDFYIEGKLGLAATQFAYTAGGYEDLTETNFGLSYGVGVGYQAAEFYIEANLLSLPEVDDPYYIQTSYESESILLTVGFDF from the coding sequence ATGAAGAAAACTTTAATTGCTATTTTTTTTACTATCGGTGCCATTGGAAATCTTTGTGCTTATCAGTCACATAACTATGTTGAAGTGCACTTAGGTCAAACCGATGTGGCGCTCGTTCAAGCGCCGTTAGATTATTCACATATGACCATTGGCGGTGTGTTTGGTTATCAAATGGATGAAAACTTCGGTGCGGAATTCTTAGTGACTTTTGCTACCGAAGGTGATGCAGCCCCTCTTGCATCACAAGAGTTTGCAACGGTAGCCGATGTTAAGGTAAACGCCTATGGCGGTTATTTTGTCGCACGAACCAGTGGTGATTTTTATATTGAAGGAAAATTGGGGTTAGCAGCGACACAGTTTGCTTACACTGCGGGTGGATATGAAGATCTAACCGAGACTAACTTTGGCTTGTCTTACGGCGTGGGTGTTGGCTATCAAGCCGCCGAGTTTTATATTGAGGCGAATCTTTTGAGCTTGCCAGAAGTCGATGATCCCTATTATATCCAAACGAGCTATGAGTCAGAGAGCATTTTGCTGACCGTCGGTTTTGATTTTTAA
- a CDS encoding NADH-quinone oxidoreductase subunit C: MALESLEQWKSDLELRLKGQIEGCWLQHQEVTIEVSADHLLAVARRLRDEDNLHFEQLIDLCGVDYLHYGQTQWDSETASGSGFSRAVEASHQDQSTVWSKPRFAVVYHLLSVTNNRRLRMRCFVPDDHLMIPSMTSVWSAANWYEREAFDLYGIRFEMHDDLRRLLTDYGFVGYPFRKDFPLIGDVEIRYDATEKRCVYEPVSIEPRTLVPKVIRHDARYVHEEKDND; encoded by the coding sequence ATGGCACTAGAGTCATTAGAACAGTGGAAGTCAGACCTTGAGCTGCGCTTGAAAGGGCAGATTGAAGGGTGTTGGTTACAACATCAAGAAGTCACCATTGAAGTGTCGGCTGATCATTTGCTGGCGGTTGCACGGCGATTGCGTGATGAAGACAATCTTCACTTCGAGCAACTGATCGACCTTTGCGGGGTTGATTATTTGCACTATGGACAGACACAGTGGGACTCCGAAACTGCTTCTGGCTCGGGGTTTTCAAGAGCGGTAGAAGCATCACACCAAGATCAATCAACCGTGTGGAGCAAACCGCGCTTTGCAGTAGTCTATCACTTGCTGTCAGTGACCAATAATCGTCGCTTGCGCATGCGCTGTTTTGTTCCCGACGATCACTTAATGATCCCCTCAATGACCTCTGTTTGGTCAGCGGCAAATTGGTATGAACGAGAAGCGTTCGATCTCTACGGTATTCGCTTTGAAATGCACGATGATTTACGACGATTACTGACCGACTATGGATTTGTTGGTTATCCATTTCGCAAAGACTTTCCTCTCATTGGTGATGTTGAAATTCGTTACGATGCCACAGAGAAACGGTGCGTATATGAGCCTGTCTCTATTGAGCCGCGCACACTTGTGCCGAAGGTGATTCGCCACGATGCGCGCTACGTTCACGAAGAAAAGGATAACGATTAA